Genomic DNA from Paenibacillus borealis:
ATCAGCAGGGCGCTGGTGCTGTTGCCGCTGAGCACGCCGAAGCCTTTGAATGTGAGACCGTTGACATTGTCTGCCTGGATATCGTTGCCGTCGAGCAGAACTTTAACCGTAGAGGCTGCGGTCTGCCGGGCATCATCAAGCTCTTGCTTGATCGCGCCTTTGGCAACAGCGAACCAGCTCAGGATCGGCTTCTCCCCGGAGACATAAGCATAGGTCAAGGTCATAGGACTGCTGACATCAATATCTCCCGGAATGGTGAATTCAGCGGAAATAAGCTGGGTTGTTTTGCTGTTGAACTGTGTAAACGGAATGCTTCGGGTTTCCCCGGAGACATTCATATATTCCAGCCGGGGCTGTATGACCCGGTCGCGGCTGCCGTACCAGTCATAGAAACCGCTGCTGAGTGTATAAGTACCTGCATTAAGCGCTTTCAATTTATAAACGATATGATTGCCTGAAGGATCAGCACGCAGTCCTACCTTCCATATAGACGGTTCGGTCGCCGGATCGGCAAGATTTCCGTCCTTGGAGTTCTTCACCTTATTGCCGTTATCATCAAAACCCCAATCCGTCTGGCCGTTAATATACTTCTGATCCGGTAACCCGTTAAGCAGGCTGCCGCCGGACAAGGTTTTGACCGCTTCGTACAGCGGAGAAGGCCCGGAAGGATTATTTAACGAATCGCCGCCCCTGCCGCTGTCCACGAAGTAGACGAGCGGACTGCCGGCCGGCGGAATCACTTCCACATTCGCCGTAACCGGCCCGCCGTTCGCGGTTCCGTTCACGGTTACGGTGTCATACGGCACATCGAAGGTATCTTCGCCAATGCTCCAGTTCACAGCCGCACTCTGGCCTCCAACATCAACGCTTGCCGGCAGAGTCGTACCTGCCGTTGTCTTTGCTCCCATATAGGCCGCTGCATAGACCGTATTTACGGTGGCAGCAGATGCAGCCGGTATACCAAGGGCCGGAAACATTCCGGCTACAAGAGCACCTGACATCAGCACTGAGAATAGCCTTTTCTTAACGCGGGTTTTACTGGTCATTCATTCATCCTCCTCTTTTGCATGTAAGTATGTGATTTTATCTTCGTTGTTAGAAGAATAATCCTTCTCGGCTGACCTCCATCGTTCACCCTGCATAGTGGTTATAAAAATACCCGGCAGACTGCGAAAAGCTGCAACTGCCAGGCGCATTACTGTTCTAGCCTTTAATCCCCGATGCTGCAACTCCTTGTACGAAGTATTTCTGCAGGGCCAGGAATACAATCACTACCGGAATAATGGAAACTACACTTGCTGCCATGATCAGCCCGTACTCCGCAGAATACTGCGAGATGAACATGCGCAGACCGATCTGAATGGTCTTAAGCTTCGTGTCCGTCAGATAAATCATCGGCCCCAGGAAGTCATTCCAGGTGGCGACGAAGGTGAAGATGGTGAGTGTGGACAAAGCCGGCTTGGACAGCGGCAGCATGATTCTTGCCCAGATGCCGTATTCACTGAGCCCGTCGATCCGGGCTGCTTCACATAATTCATCAGGTACTCCCTGATAGAATTGGCGCATCATGAACACACCGAATGCCGAGAACGCCTGCAGCAGAATGATCGCCAGGTGGGTATTGTTCAGTCCCATGTAACGCATCAGGATGAACTGCGGCACCATGTAAGCCTGCCAAGGGATCGCAATCGTTGCGATATATCCCAGGAAGATAAAGTTCTTGCCCCGGAAATGCAGCTTCGAGAAGGCATAGGCCGCAAAGCTTGAAGTCAGCAATTGCAGAATTGTTACGATAATTGATAATTTCGCGGTGTTAAAAATGAAACGCCCCAATGGAATCCGCGTCCAGATATCCGTGAAATTCTCCCAGCGGGGGTTCGCCGGAATCCACTGCATCGGGAAGGAGAAGACATCCTTGTTAAGCTTAAGCGAGGAGGACAGCATCCATATATACGGAACCAGCATCGCCAGCACGGTCGCAAACAACAAAATATACACAAGAACCATAAGGCTGATTCTAAGTCCTTTACTTTTTCCAACCATATCTTTTGAATCCTCCTATTGTCCGTATTTCTTCTCGCCGCGGAACTGGACGATGGTGATGCCAAGTACCAGCAGAAAGAGTACAATCGCCATTGCGCTGGCATATCCGTAATCAAGTGAACGGAATGCCGTATTGTAGATTTGATAGACCATAACCCTCGTAGAGTCGTTGAGCTGGTTATCGGCGCCGGCAAATAGGTTGATAAAGATATCGTAGACCTTGAACGAGTTAATGACCAGAATCATCAGAACAAAGAAGGTTGTCGGTGCCAGCTGAGGCACGGTCACGTTGCGGAATCTTCTCCACGGGCCTGCGCCGTCCAGCTCAGCGGCCTCGTACAGCTCAGGGTTAATTCCCTGGAGTCCTGCCAGATAGATGACCATGTAATAACCCATATTTTTCCACACTGTGAAAAGAACTACGGTAAACATGGCCCACTGCTTATCTGCCGCCCAGCGGGGAAGATCCTCCAGCGGGATACCGGTAATGGTATGCAGAATGTTGTTGATCGGACCCATGGTAGGACTGAAGATGAAGTTCCATACCGCCGCAACGGCTACCAGGGAGGCTACATACGGGAAGAAGAACACGGTTCTCATGAAATTACGGCCCATAATCTTCTGATTCAGCAGAATCGCCAGCGCCAGTGCCACAATCATGGTCAGCGGCACGACTCCGATGGTGTAGACAACGGTGTTCCACAAGGCTTTGTGGAAGGTTGAGTCTTTGATCAGCCGGGTGAAATTGTCCAGCCCGATAAACTTCATCGGATTGGCCCCGTCCCATTTCACAAATGCAAGGATAAAGGCAAAAATCATGGGTACCAGTGTAAACAGGGCAAATCCGATAAAGTTCGGCGCAATGAAGCTGTAGGCAATCAGGTTATCTTTAACCCCTCTTGACATACGTCTTTTTGGGCTCTTATTTGTATGCAATATGGTTTCGTTCTGCATTGTTTCTCCTCCAAACCTTATATAACATCCCCGCAAAGTATGAATTACTGCGATGCCTGTTCAGGTACTTTGCGGGAACCCCAAAGCTGTCCTTTGTCATATAGAGGGCGGGCCTTCGCCCGCCCTTATATCCACCACCCTTTTTTTCAAGGCGGTTAATTGTTCAAGAGCTCTCCTACACGTTTATTCATATCCTTCAGGCCTTCATCAATCGTAGCGTTCTTCGTCATGATGTTATCATGTGCTTCATTCAGAATAACTTCGATGTCTGCACTCTTTTCATGCATAGGCATTTCAAGATAGGTCTGAACCGTATTCAAGGCAGCCTTGCTGTTCTCGTCTGTAGGGAAACCGTCGATGGAAGTGATGGAATTGATAACTTCATCATTCTTGATCGCCGGGATCGTTCCGGTAGAAGCAATAACCTTCGCGCCTTCTTCGCCAGTTACGAAGTTCATGAAGTCAAGTGCTGCCTCTTTGTGCTTGGATTTCTGGTTTACAGCCAGGGAAGTAATGGTTCCCAGGGTTGTACCGGCTTCCACACCGTCAGGGTGAGGGTATTTCACAATGCCCCATTCAGTCGATTGGGATTCGCCGCTCTTCACTTTCTCGATCTGGGTGGCAATGAACCAGCTGCCCATGTTCATCATGGCAACGGAGTTGTTGTAGAATACGCCGGAATAATGCGTGCTGGAAGTCTTCAGTGTAGCGTAATCCATTACGATACCGTCTTCCTGCTCTTTCAGAATCCGCTCATAGGTAGGCTTCAGGAAGTCATAGTTGCCGCCAACAACCGTGTTCTTGCCGTCAAGGATACCGAACAGCTGAACCGCGCTCCGCCAAGTGTGGTAGTGGGCACCGTATACTTTCTCGGAACCGCTGCCGGAGGTCATTTTGCGGGCCAGCTCATCATATTGGTCGAAGGTCATATCGTTGCTTGGATACTCTACGCCTGCTTTGTCGAACAAAGCTTTGTTGTAATAGACCACCCAGAAGTCACTGCGGAAAGGAAGCGCATACACCTCATCGTTAACTTCAATCTGCTCCACAGTACCGCCATATACGGAAGGATCAATGGAATTCGCGCTCATGTAGCTCTTAAGCGGCTCCAGGTGATTCTGCTTCACCAGGTTCGAGTAGCCGGGAATATCTTTAATGGTAAGAACGTCCAGGTCTGCACCGCCGGAGAGCTGTGTGCTCAGCATGGTCATATAGTCCGTGGAACCAAGGTCGACATATTCGATCGTTACATTCGGATGTGCAGCTTTATAGGCATCAATCAGCGGTTTGTAGTAAGCGGTGGCTTCCCAGTCCCACAGTGCCCATTTCAGAGTCACCGGCTCCTGGCTCGGTTCAGCGGAAGCGTTTGCAGCGTTACCCGCCGCAGGTGCGGTAGTTGCAGCAGCTTCATTATTGGCGTTGTTCCCGGAACATCCGGCCAGCATGCTCACGGAGAGCGCGGTGGCAAGGGTCATGCCATAGAATCTTTTTAAGTTCATTTAAATATCCCCTTTTCCTTCTTATGGTCTATCAGTGACCGGTCGATCCGGCCTTAGTTCAAAGTGTAAGCCTTTTCAAGCGGGATTGGGATGCAATATCAAACACAGATCATTCACTTTTCTGTGCTCTTCGCCCCCCCGTCCGGTTTAAACCTGTAATATCCTATCCGAAACATGTAAAAT
This window encodes:
- a CDS encoding carbohydrate ABC transporter permease, giving the protein MSRGVKDNLIAYSFIAPNFIGFALFTLVPMIFAFILAFVKWDGANPMKFIGLDNFTRLIKDSTFHKALWNTVVYTIGVVPLTMIVALALAILLNQKIMGRNFMRTVFFFPYVASLVAVAAVWNFIFSPTMGPINNILHTITGIPLEDLPRWAADKQWAMFTVVLFTVWKNMGYYMVIYLAGLQGINPELYEAAELDGAGPWRRFRNVTVPQLAPTTFFVLMILVINSFKVYDIFINLFAGADNQLNDSTRVMVYQIYNTAFRSLDYGYASAMAIVLFLLVLGITIVQFRGEKKYGQ
- a CDS encoding ABC transporter substrate-binding protein, with the translated sequence MNLKRFYGMTLATALSVSMLAGCSGNNANNEAAATTAPAAGNAANASAEPSQEPVTLKWALWDWEATAYYKPLIDAYKAAHPNVTIEYVDLGSTDYMTMLSTQLSGGADLDVLTIKDIPGYSNLVKQNHLEPLKSYMSANSIDPSVYGGTVEQIEVNDEVYALPFRSDFWVVYYNKALFDKAGVEYPSNDMTFDQYDELARKMTSGSGSEKVYGAHYHTWRSAVQLFGILDGKNTVVGGNYDFLKPTYERILKEQEDGIVMDYATLKTSSTHYSGVFYNNSVAMMNMGSWFIATQIEKVKSGESQSTEWGIVKYPHPDGVEAGTTLGTITSLAVNQKSKHKEAALDFMNFVTGEEGAKVIASTGTIPAIKNDEVINSITSIDGFPTDENSKAALNTVQTYLEMPMHEKSADIEVILNEAHDNIMTKNATIDEGLKDMNKRVGELLNN
- a CDS encoding carbohydrate ABC transporter permease, with amino-acid sequence MVGKSKGLRISLMVLVYILLFATVLAMLVPYIWMLSSSLKLNKDVFSFPMQWIPANPRWENFTDIWTRIPLGRFIFNTAKLSIIVTILQLLTSSFAAYAFSKLHFRGKNFIFLGYIATIAIPWQAYMVPQFILMRYMGLNNTHLAIILLQAFSAFGVFMMRQFYQGVPDELCEAARIDGLSEYGIWARIMLPLSKPALSTLTIFTFVATWNDFLGPMIYLTDTKLKTIQIGLRMFISQYSAEYGLIMAASVVSIIPVVIVFLALQKYFVQGVAASGIKG